A genomic region of Salinibacter pepae contains the following coding sequences:
- a CDS encoding arsenate reductase ArsC, whose amino-acid sequence MNTVLFVCTHNSSRSQMAEGLLRDRHGDRCEVHSAGTNPGGVNPFAVAVMKEIGIDITDHTSDSVDAYADTSLDIVVTVCDDAAEHCPYIPAEKDNLHRGFEDPSAVEGDDDRKRAAFRRIRDELAGWIDVTFGPNGSLASE is encoded by the coding sequence ATGAACACCGTTCTCTTTGTCTGTACCCATAACTCCTCTCGTTCCCAGATGGCCGAGGGGCTGCTCCGGGACCGCCACGGCGACCGCTGCGAGGTCCATAGCGCGGGCACGAATCCCGGCGGCGTGAATCCGTTCGCCGTCGCGGTGATGAAGGAGATCGGCATCGACATTACCGATCACACCTCCGACTCCGTCGACGCCTACGCCGACACATCGCTCGACATCGTGGTCACCGTCTGCGACGACGCGGCGGAGCACTGCCCGTACATCCCCGCGGAGAAGGACAACCTGCACCGCGGCTTCGAGGACCCCTCCGCGGTCGAGGGGGATGACGACAGGAAGCGGGCGGCCTTCCGGCGCATCCGCGATGAACTGGCGGGCTGGATCGACGTGACGTTCGGGCCGAATGGCTCTCTGGCGTCGGAATAG
- a CDS encoding CC/Se motif family (seleno)protein: protein MPEIKSQLELSIDEEAATYAREQGGVLMIRPSPRHGCCGGRVDLATVGTEPPADPEAYLETEQQGLTVYVHTSFVSLSDTPLHVGLDRLWLWSSLYVEGAASQM from the coding sequence GTGCCTGAAATCAAATCCCAGTTAGAGCTATCGATTGACGAGGAGGCGGCGACCTACGCTCGCGAGCAGGGCGGGGTGCTCATGATCCGCCCGAGCCCGCGCCACGGGTGCTGTGGGGGGCGCGTCGACCTGGCGACTGTCGGTACGGAGCCGCCGGCCGACCCCGAGGCCTATCTGGAGACGGAGCAGCAGGGCCTCACGGTGTACGTGCACACAAGCTTCGTGTCGTTGAGTGACACGCCGCTGCACGTGGGCCTCGACCGGCTCTGGCTGTGGTCGTCGCTCTACGTCGAGGGTGCCGCGTCGCAGATGTAG
- the arsB gene encoding ACR3 family arsenite efflux transporter, whose translation MPDPTTAPDATDASPDPSANGHSETDPPNTLDATAEKAQEGLGVFERYLSLWVALCIAAGVAIGQLIPAVPNVLGEMEVAQVNLPIAVLIWAMIYPMMVQVDFKSILGVRRHPKGITVTLVVNWLVKPFTMFGFAWLFLKGLFGPFIEPGLASEYVAGAILLGAAPCTAMVFVWSYLTDGDAAYTLVQVSINDLIMLVAFAPIVAFLLGLSDVIVPWDTLLLSVGLYIVIPLAAGALSRTWIIRAKGEEWFDDVFLERLGPVTMVGLLLTLVLLFSFQGEVILQNPLHIALIAVPLVVQTFFVFAIAYGWAYGWRVPHDVAAPAAMIGASNFFELAVAAAIAMFGVASGAALATVVGVLVEVPVMLALVRIANATRSQFERRTAAA comes from the coding sequence ATGCCCGACCCGACGACCGCTCCCGACGCGACGGACGCTTCCCCCGATCCGTCCGCCAACGGCCACAGCGAGACGGATCCCCCAAACACGTTGGACGCCACCGCCGAGAAGGCGCAGGAGGGGCTCGGGGTGTTCGAACGCTACCTGAGCCTGTGGGTGGCCCTGTGCATTGCCGCCGGCGTGGCGATTGGCCAACTGATCCCGGCCGTGCCCAACGTGCTCGGGGAGATGGAGGTGGCACAGGTCAACCTGCCGATCGCCGTCCTCATCTGGGCGATGATCTACCCGATGATGGTGCAGGTCGACTTCAAAAGCATCCTCGGCGTGCGGCGCCACCCGAAGGGCATCACGGTGACCCTGGTGGTGAACTGGCTCGTCAAGCCGTTTACCATGTTCGGCTTCGCGTGGCTCTTTCTGAAGGGCCTCTTCGGCCCGTTCATCGAGCCGGGACTGGCCAGCGAGTACGTGGCCGGGGCGATCCTGCTGGGGGCGGCCCCCTGCACGGCGATGGTGTTTGTGTGGAGCTACCTGACGGACGGGGATGCGGCCTACACGCTCGTGCAGGTGTCGATCAACGACCTCATCATGCTGGTGGCCTTCGCGCCGATCGTCGCGTTCTTGCTGGGGCTCTCGGACGTCATCGTGCCGTGGGACACGCTGCTGCTGTCGGTGGGCCTCTACATCGTAATTCCGCTGGCGGCGGGCGCCCTGTCCCGCACCTGGATCATCCGGGCGAAGGGAGAGGAGTGGTTCGACGATGTCTTCCTGGAGCGGCTCGGGCCGGTGACGATGGTGGGCCTGCTGCTCACGCTCGTGCTCCTGTTCTCCTTCCAGGGCGAGGTGATTCTCCAGAACCCGCTCCACATCGCCCTGATTGCGGTGCCGCTCGTCGTGCAGACCTTCTTCGTGTTTGCCATCGCCTATGGCTGGGCCTACGGCTGGCGGGTGCCGCACGACGTGGCCGCCCCGGCCGCGATGATTGGGGCCAGCAACTTCTTCGAACTGGCCGTGGCGGCGGCCATCGCGATGTTCGGCGTTGCCTCCGGCGCGGCGCTCGCTACGGTGGTGGGCGTGCTGGTGGAGGTGCCGGTCATGCTGGCCCTCGTCCGGATCGCCAACGCGACACGGTCGCAGTTTGAGCGGCGGACGGCTGCGGCATAG
- the arsM gene encoding arsenite methyltransferase, producing the protein MTRPHASADDLKSTVRAKYAALATADDSCCGPSGSGEAGLDVDMSEDYADAIATDADLDLGCGRPTDHAGLQPGERVLDLGSGAGMDAFVARRTVGPDGHVHGVDFTEEMVEKARANANTLDYGNVTFEQGDIKALPVEGGAFDVVLSNCVLNLVPDKEAAFAQMHRALRPGGRFSVSDVVHAGALPDGLREAAELYVGCVAGAMERNMYRGRLREAGFSDVRIATEKPISLPDALLAEHLDAAELDRFRAGDAALQSVTVVGRRPDATA; encoded by the coding sequence ATGACCCGCCCTCACGCTTCCGCCGATGACCTTAAATCGACCGTCCGGGCCAAATACGCGGCCCTTGCGACCGCCGACGACTCCTGTTGCGGACCGTCCGGCTCTGGGGAGGCGGGCCTGGACGTCGACATGAGCGAGGACTACGCCGACGCGATTGCCACGGACGCCGATCTGGACCTCGGCTGCGGGCGCCCCACCGATCATGCGGGTTTGCAGCCGGGCGAGCGTGTGCTCGACCTCGGCTCGGGGGCGGGCATGGACGCCTTCGTGGCGCGTCGCACTGTGGGGCCCGACGGCCACGTCCACGGCGTCGACTTCACCGAAGAGATGGTTGAAAAAGCCCGGGCCAACGCCAACACACTGGACTACGGCAACGTGACCTTCGAGCAGGGGGACATCAAGGCCCTGCCGGTCGAGGGCGGCGCGTTCGATGTCGTTCTGAGCAACTGCGTGCTCAACCTCGTGCCGGACAAGGAGGCCGCGTTCGCCCAGATGCACCGGGCGCTGCGGCCCGGCGGCCGGTTTTCGGTGTCCGATGTCGTGCACGCGGGGGCCCTGCCCGACGGGCTGCGTGAGGCCGCCGAGCTGTACGTGGGCTGCGTGGCCGGGGCGATGGAACGGAACATGTACCGGGGCCGGCTTCGAGAGGCGGGGTTCTCCGACGTGCGCATCGCCACCGAAAAGCCCATCTCGCTGCCAGACGCGCTGCTGGCCGAGCACCTAGACGCCGCCGAACTCGACCGCTTCCGGGCGGGCGACGCCGCCCTGCAGAGCGTCACGGTGGTTGGCCGCCGCCCGGACGCCACGGCGTAG
- a CDS encoding ArsR/SmtB family transcription factor, whose translation MPATADAAFTDTDRRLAQAFKALGHPARIAIVRLLAERDECVCGEIVDDLPLAQSTVSQHLKALKEVGLIQGTIEGRRTCYCLNPEAMRALSEDTGDFFDALSLSQTPQHCC comes from the coding sequence ATGCCCGCGACCGCCGACGCCGCCTTCACGGACACGGATCGTCGCCTTGCCCAGGCCTTCAAAGCCCTGGGGCACCCGGCCCGTATCGCCATCGTCCGGCTGCTGGCCGAGCGCGACGAGTGCGTCTGCGGCGAAATCGTGGACGACCTGCCGCTCGCCCAGTCGACCGTTTCCCAGCACCTGAAGGCGCTGAAGGAGGTCGGGCTGATTCAGGGGACCATCGAGGGACGGCGGACCTGCTACTGCCTCAACCCGGAGGCGATGCGGGCCCTCAGCGAAGACACGGGTGACTTCTTCGACGCCCTGTCGCTCTCGCAGACCCCTCAACATTGTTGCTAG
- a CDS encoding STAS/SEC14 domain-containing protein — MHDFLDLPDPNLVGITLSDTLTEDDYEAFTSALEDQFAAHITTRVLLVMEDVDDWAPEERWEDLAFDIRHLSDVDKVAIVSDAPWERWLEKTEALFPMSTIRTYDAADQEEALDWIRGDMDVPGVGPGSSSDPEASFADQDE, encoded by the coding sequence ATGCACGACTTTCTTGACCTTCCCGACCCCAACCTCGTCGGCATCACACTGAGCGACACGCTGACGGAGGACGACTACGAGGCGTTCACCTCGGCGCTCGAAGACCAGTTCGCGGCCCACATCACGACCCGCGTGCTGCTCGTGATGGAGGACGTGGACGACTGGGCCCCGGAGGAACGCTGGGAGGACCTGGCGTTCGACATCCGCCACCTGAGCGACGTAGACAAGGTGGCCATCGTGAGCGACGCCCCCTGGGAGCGCTGGCTGGAGAAGACCGAGGCCCTCTTCCCGATGTCGACGATCCGAACCTACGACGCGGCGGACCAGGAGGAGGCGCTCGACTGGATCCGGGGCGACATGGATGTGCCCGGCGTCGGCCCCGGCAGTTCCTCCGACCCGGAGGCCTCCTTCGCCGACCAGGACGAGTAG
- a CDS encoding Lrp/AsnC family transcriptional regulator codes for MSSPDLSDTEADVLRAVQSEATADLYDLARAVGAGPRAVQDAVRRLARYDLVHASGRHVRCTSTGDQWVRAHS; via the coding sequence ATGTCGTCCCCCGACCTCTCCGACACCGAGGCCGACGTGCTTCGGGCCGTTCAGTCCGAGGCCACTGCCGACCTGTACGACCTCGCCCGGGCGGTGGGCGCGGGCCCTCGGGCGGTGCAGGACGCCGTGCGGCGCCTTGCCCGATACGACCTCGTGCACGCATCGGGGCGCCACGTGCGCTGCACAAGCACGGGCGATCAGTGGGTTCGCGCCCATTCGTAG
- a CDS encoding ATP-binding cassette domain-containing protein, whose protein sequence is MIQLDGVTKRYGDAYAVQDITLTAASEATTLLIGPSGSGKSTLLRLVMGLTSPDAGTVTVAGDRLTPTTAQALRRRMGYVIQEGGLFPHLTGRANAALMARHLDWSRERIDARIEELTRLVQLDPDRLAQYPTELSGGQRQRVSLMRALMLDPDVLLLDEPLGALDPMIRADLQDDLRDIFRRLGKTVVFVTHDIGEAAFFGDQIVLLREGQIEQRGAMATLLDDPASPFVTDFIQAQRAPLEHLRTEGRE, encoded by the coding sequence ATGATTCAACTCGACGGCGTTACCAAGCGCTACGGCGACGCCTACGCGGTACAGGACATCACCCTGACCGCCGCGTCCGAGGCCACAACCCTGCTCATCGGCCCGTCCGGCAGCGGCAAGTCAACCCTGCTCCGCCTGGTGATGGGGCTGACCTCCCCGGACGCCGGCACGGTCACCGTGGCGGGGGACCGGCTCACCCCGACCACCGCCCAGGCCCTCCGCCGCCGCATGGGGTACGTGATCCAGGAGGGCGGCCTCTTCCCCCACCTCACGGGCCGGGCCAACGCCGCCCTCATGGCCCGCCACCTCGACTGGTCCCGGGAGCGCATCGACGCCCGCATCGAGGAGTTGACCCGGCTCGTCCAGCTCGACCCGGACCGCCTCGCGCAGTACCCCACGGAGCTCTCCGGCGGCCAGCGCCAGCGCGTGAGCCTCATGCGCGCCCTCATGCTCGACCCCGACGTGCTCCTGCTCGACGAGCCGCTCGGCGCCCTCGACCCCATGATCCGGGCCGACCTGCAGGACGACCTGCGCGACATCTTCCGGCGGCTCGGCAAGACGGTCGTCTTCGTCACCCACGACATCGGCGAGGCCGCGTTCTTCGGCGACCAGATCGTCCTTCTCCGTGAGGGCCAGATCGAACAGCGCGGCGCCATGGCCACCCTCCTCGACGACCCGGCCTCCCCCTTCGTCACGGACTTCATCCAGGCCCAGCGCGCCCCGCTGGAGCATTTGCGGACTGAGGGTCGCGAATAA
- a CDS encoding glycine betaine ABC transporter substrate-binding protein, translating into MPQSASPIARASIFSALLSVFVALSLTAAPAQGQATDSTLALGSKKFTENVILGWMGTHLVRAEGLTATHREELGGSRFLWEALRRGDIDAYPEYTGTLRQELLADVDVAPGALADTLARYGIAMTAPLGFNNTYALGMRADQAAALGIETIADLRDHPDLRLGFTNEFMDRSDGWPSLRRAYDLPQSARGLDHDIAYRGLANGEIDVIDLYSTDAKIEQYDLRVLEDNRDHFPAYEALFLYRRDLATRAPAAVTALKRLAGRIPADTMQRLNARSNIDQTDEATVAADFLNQSLGLNATAETDTRAERLRRYTADHLVLVGLSLGLAILFGVPLGVVAAKRRILGPGVLIVVGVIYTIPALALLAMMVPPLGLGRVPAVTALTLYSLLPIVWTTYTGLKGISGPLRESADALGLSAPAKLWRVELPLAGRSILAGIKIAVIINIGAATLGALIGAGGYGQPILTGIRRANLGLILEGTVPAAVLTILALALLEGLERGLLPRSMQS; encoded by the coding sequence ATGCCCCAAAGCGCGAGTCCCATTGCCCGAGCCTCGATTTTCAGCGCCCTCCTCTCAGTCTTCGTCGCCCTGTCCCTCACCGCGGCCCCGGCCCAGGGACAGGCGACCGACTCCACCCTCGCCCTCGGCTCCAAGAAATTTACCGAGAACGTCATTCTGGGGTGGATGGGGACGCACCTGGTTCGGGCCGAGGGGCTGACCGCCACGCACCGCGAGGAGCTGGGCGGCTCGCGCTTTCTGTGGGAGGCCCTCCGGCGGGGCGACATCGACGCGTACCCCGAGTACACCGGGACGCTTCGCCAGGAGCTGCTGGCCGACGTGGACGTGGCCCCCGGCGCCCTGGCCGACACGCTGGCCCGCTACGGCATCGCCATGACCGCGCCGCTCGGCTTCAACAACACCTACGCCCTCGGCATGCGGGCCGACCAGGCCGCGGCGCTCGGCATCGAGACGATCGCCGACCTGCGAGACCACCCCGACCTCCGGCTCGGCTTCACGAACGAGTTCATGGACCGCTCCGACGGCTGGCCCTCCCTGCGGCGGGCCTACGACCTGCCGCAGTCGGCCCGGGGGCTGGACCACGACATCGCCTACCGCGGCCTCGCCAACGGGGAGATCGACGTGATCGACCTCTACTCGACCGACGCGAAGATTGAGCAGTACGATCTCCGCGTTCTGGAGGACAACAGGGACCACTTCCCCGCCTACGAGGCCCTCTTCCTCTACCGGCGCGACCTGGCGACGCGGGCGCCCGCCGCCGTCACGGCCCTCAAGCGCCTCGCCGGCCGGATTCCGGCCGACACCATGCAGCGGCTCAACGCCCGGTCCAACATCGACCAGACGGACGAGGCGACGGTGGCGGCCGACTTCCTGAATCAATCGCTCGGCCTCAACGCCACGGCCGAGACCGACACGCGGGCGGAGCGCCTGCGCCGGTACACGGCCGACCACCTCGTGCTCGTCGGCCTCTCGCTCGGCCTCGCGATCCTGTTCGGCGTCCCGCTGGGCGTCGTGGCCGCGAAGCGGCGGATCCTGGGCCCCGGCGTCCTGATCGTCGTGGGCGTCATCTACACGATCCCGGCGCTCGCCCTGCTGGCGATGATGGTGCCCCCGCTCGGCCTGGGCCGCGTGCCCGCCGTGACGGCCCTCACCCTCTACAGCCTCCTCCCGATCGTGTGGACCACGTACACGGGCCTGAAGGGCATTTCGGGGCCCCTGCGGGAGTCGGCCGACGCGCTGGGGCTGTCGGCCCCGGCGAAGCTGTGGCGGGTGGAGCTGCCGCTGGCGGGCCGGTCCATCCTGGCCGGCATCAAGATCGCCGTCATTATCAACATCGGCGCGGCCACGCTCGGGGCCCTCATCGGGGCGGGCGGCTACGGGCAGCCCATTCTTACCGGCATCCGGCGGGCCAACCTGGGGCTTATCCTGGAGGGGACGGTGCCGGCCGCCGTGCTCACGATCCTCGCGCTGGCGCTGCTGGAGGGGCTGGAGCGCGGCCTGCTGCCGCGGTCGATGCAGTCGTAG
- a CDS encoding PIN domain-containing protein, which translates to MPNNADSALVDANIFLRYLTGDIPEQARKARTLLERAERGEEALVTTALTIAEIVWVLESVYELDRPSIRAKVVAILGLPGLTVEDQNVLLQAIVWYEEKNVDFADCYIAAWMEHHGLEEVYTYDTDFNRFEGLTPLEPG; encoded by the coding sequence ATGCCCAATAACGCCGACTCCGCACTGGTCGACGCAAACATCTTCCTCCGGTATCTGACGGGAGACATTCCCGAGCAGGCCAGGAAAGCGCGGACGCTTCTGGAGCGGGCGGAGCGCGGGGAAGAGGCCCTCGTGACGACTGCCCTCACCATTGCGGAGATTGTCTGGGTCCTCGAATCGGTTTACGAACTTGATCGGCCGTCCATCCGAGCGAAAGTGGTGGCCATTCTTGGGCTTCCGGGGTTGACCGTCGAGGATCAGAATGTGCTGCTACAGGCCATCGTATGGTACGAAGAGAAGAACGTCGATTTCGCTGATTGCTACATCGCGGCCTGGATGGAGCACCACGGGCTTGAGGAGGTGTACACGTACGACACGGACTTCAATCGATTTGAGGGGCTTACCCCTCTGGAACCTGGATAG
- a CDS encoding AbrB/MazE/SpoVT family DNA-binding domain-containing protein, whose translation MNTAKVGRRGQLTLPKDIREELDIDEGQRVAFVRRGGSISLLPLNESLANHYGSIDVEGPQDFDALRAEARRRKAQERVQADVSSETAQSDAQ comes from the coding sequence ATGAACACTGCGAAGGTTGGGCGACGGGGACAACTGACGTTGCCGAAAGACATTCGGGAAGAGCTGGACATCGACGAAGGACAACGGGTTGCCTTCGTGAGGCGTGGCGGATCTATCTCATTGCTTCCGCTCAACGAGTCCCTTGCCAACCACTACGGGTCAATTGACGTGGAGGGCCCGCAGGATTTCGACGCCCTCCGCGCGGAGGCCCGTCGCCGGAAGGCGCAAGAGCGCGTTCAAGCGGACGTTTCATCCGAGACGGCTCAGTCCGATGCCCAATAA
- a CDS encoding CHY zinc finger protein: MATNDAQSDRWGPRRTTRAPNADPRFDVPVRGVEVGPEARCAHYHGPRDLIAIRFPCCDAFYPCFACHEETTDHESQRWPIDRFHTPAVVCGMCQAVLTIQQYLDAEHTCPSCGAVFNPGCARHHDRYFEAR; this comes from the coding sequence ATGGCCACCAACGACGCTCAATCTGACCGATGGGGGCCGCGGCGCACCACCCGCGCGCCGAATGCGGACCCTCGATTCGACGTGCCCGTCCGCGGCGTCGAGGTGGGGCCCGAAGCCCGCTGTGCGCACTACCACGGCCCGCGCGACCTCATCGCGATCCGCTTCCCGTGCTGCGACGCGTTCTACCCCTGCTTCGCATGCCACGAAGAAACGACGGACCACGAGTCACAGCGATGGCCCATAGATCGGTTTCATACACCAGCGGTCGTGTGCGGGATGTGTCAGGCAGTCCTCACCATTCAGCAGTACCTGGACGCCGAGCACACCTGCCCGTCCTGCGGGGCGGTGTTCAACCCCGGCTGCGCCCGGCACCACGACCGCTACTTTGAGGCCCGCTGA
- a CDS encoding DUF5687 family protein — MTLLDVLRHQWHQRTRSPTFGRSLIGGLLLLLAAAYFGSLFVAVGWFFPEIVAEVAPGQDPLRLLNEFLLYGAVGLVPMRFFLQRSAGTDVRPYLPLPLRRAQVVRILQVLSSLSLLNLLPVVVLASLWGRTVLPATSAMGAAFWAIGALLLVATTQFLNGLLRAVWDRHAGLVLGAAGLVAVLVVGSNWMRTGVLRAASAWRFGGLAAGRILPLIVLIAGTAALAGAAHRMLRRRLYSVLGDADSPRTQSTGLLQGIGHGQGRVVSLALLDLKLILRNKRPRQMLGAGLLVIGPFLLILLLGEKIPPMNEVIFGFLLSGYLGLTYTQFGYAWHGTHFDGFLARAVAPRLLVQAQFVTFVGLCMAPLMLIVPVIAAVRPQLLASLGSFFLYNAGVTAPLLLVLGTWSRTALKLDQSTFFNYQGTSSYHFLMVLPIMGLPIGLVVGVGLSSTLLVAAGLGLLGLVTVPLWTRGVGRLLWRQRHAMAMGFRDE, encoded by the coding sequence ATGACGCTTCTTGACGTCCTCCGCCACCAGTGGCATCAACGGACTCGCTCGCCGACCTTCGGACGCAGCCTGATTGGGGGGCTGCTCCTCCTGCTGGCGGCCGCGTACTTTGGGTCCCTCTTTGTGGCGGTCGGCTGGTTTTTCCCGGAGATTGTAGCGGAGGTGGCACCGGGGCAAGATCCGCTGCGGTTGCTCAATGAGTTTCTGCTGTACGGCGCGGTGGGGCTCGTCCCGATGCGCTTCTTCCTGCAGCGGTCCGCCGGAACCGACGTGCGCCCGTATCTGCCTCTGCCCCTCCGCCGCGCACAGGTGGTGCGCATCCTGCAGGTGCTCTCGTCGCTCAGCCTGCTGAATCTGCTGCCGGTCGTCGTCCTCGCGTCGCTCTGGGGGCGCACGGTGCTGCCGGCCACCTCGGCGATGGGGGCGGCCTTTTGGGCCATCGGAGCGCTCCTGCTGGTGGCGACCACGCAGTTCCTGAACGGCCTCCTGCGGGCCGTGTGGGACCGACACGCCGGGCTCGTGCTCGGCGCGGCGGGGCTGGTCGCGGTCCTGGTGGTGGGCAGTAACTGGATGAGGACGGGTGTACTGCGGGCGGCCTCGGCGTGGCGCTTCGGGGGGCTGGCGGCGGGGCGGATCCTTCCGCTGATCGTACTTATCGCTGGAACGGCTGCCCTAGCCGGGGCGGCCCACCGGATGCTTCGGCGTCGGCTCTACAGCGTGTTGGGGGATGCGGACTCCCCCCGCACGCAGTCCACGGGGCTCCTCCAAGGGATAGGGCACGGACAGGGCCGCGTCGTGTCGCTGGCGCTGCTGGATCTGAAGCTCATCCTGCGCAACAAGCGGCCGCGGCAAATGCTCGGCGCTGGCCTCTTGGTCATCGGGCCGTTTCTCCTGATTTTGCTGCTCGGGGAGAAGATACCCCCGATGAATGAGGTGATCTTCGGCTTTCTGCTGAGCGGCTATCTGGGCCTCACCTACACGCAGTTCGGCTACGCCTGGCACGGGACTCATTTCGATGGATTCCTCGCCCGAGCGGTGGCGCCGCGATTGCTGGTGCAGGCGCAGTTTGTCACGTTCGTGGGACTGTGTATGGCCCCGCTGATGCTTATCGTGCCGGTCATTGCGGCCGTTCGTCCACAGCTGCTTGCGTCGCTCGGCAGTTTTTTTCTGTACAACGCCGGGGTCACTGCCCCTCTGCTCCTTGTCCTCGGAACGTGGAGCCGCACGGCCTTGAAGCTCGACCAGAGTACGTTCTTCAACTACCAGGGCACGTCCAGCTATCACTTCCTTATGGTGTTGCCAATCATGGGCCTGCCAATTGGGCTCGTGGTGGGGGTAGGACTGTCGTCAACGCTGCTCGTTGCCGCGGGGCTGGGCCTTCTTGGGCTCGTGACGGTACCGCTCTGGACCCGTGGCGTGGGCCGGCTGCTTTGGCGGCAGCGCCACGCCATGGCGATGGGCTTCCGAGATGAATAA
- a CDS encoding DUF5687 family protein has product MRALRILLRHRVTRWLRDPTWGTGTVAGQVVLVGLLLLLMAPLGLGSYVLSDVLRELFPEADGQALINGGMLYLMPALMASRFLLQSPPSEQVASYAALPVSRRGLLNGQALLSLLSVHTVFAVVLVVPVWAAEVVTAWSPGAAGAWLATALLLTVVLASHGAILLHLLLGWRPRGLAGVIALVVGLFSVDATLGPDLFRAASRVIFGRPLVGLACTAFLATGLHVGLLRALQTRLEVDRRTMRRRDGPSWWEQALCRWAERTLPAGRLVALELRQMLRTRRMRGIALIGIICAVLFYGIGVSELVLKGAIGFNGILYIAFFGIGWPSFTVGSAIYGISAGHVDGLFTRPHSFSKVVTSKLALLWTGLLPGSLLLPALAPWIRPDYAVFLLGCTLYWWGVGTPAIAYVGPRFRTPVDTSASSASMAMTESSRGLILLPIPFGLLVGTIAAYATGGWLLVAAVLGGAGLAGLGVVAWTLRPFSRQLNQHRHAMLEGFRENEPI; this is encoded by the coding sequence ATGCGTGCACTTCGGATCCTCCTGCGGCACCGCGTGACGCGCTGGCTGCGCGACCCGACGTGGGGCACCGGCACGGTGGCCGGCCAAGTCGTGCTGGTCGGCCTCTTGTTGCTCCTGATGGCGCCCCTGGGGCTGGGCAGCTACGTGCTGAGCGACGTGCTGCGGGAGCTCTTCCCGGAGGCCGATGGGCAGGCGCTCATCAACGGGGGAATGCTCTACCTGATGCCTGCTCTGATGGCGAGCCGTTTCCTTCTGCAGTCGCCCCCGTCGGAGCAGGTGGCGTCCTACGCGGCGCTCCCGGTGTCGCGGAGGGGCCTGCTCAATGGGCAGGCGCTTCTGTCGCTGTTGTCGGTGCACACGGTGTTTGCCGTCGTGCTGGTGGTCCCCGTGTGGGCGGCAGAGGTCGTGACGGCGTGGTCGCCGGGCGCGGCGGGCGCGTGGCTCGCCACGGCGCTGCTGCTGACGGTGGTGCTCGCGAGCCACGGGGCCATCCTTCTTCATCTGTTACTGGGATGGCGGCCACGGGGCCTCGCGGGTGTGATCGCACTGGTTGTTGGGCTCTTCTCGGTGGACGCTACCCTGGGCCCCGATCTGTTCCGGGCCGCGTCTCGGGTCATCTTTGGCCGTCCGCTGGTGGGGCTCGCGTGTACTGCCTTCCTAGCGACTGGGCTGCATGTCGGACTCCTCCGTGCCCTGCAGACACGACTGGAGGTGGACCGGCGGACGATGCGTCGGCGGGACGGGCCCTCGTGGTGGGAGCAGGCGCTCTGCCGCTGGGCCGAACGGACGCTGCCGGCGGGGCGCCTCGTGGCGCTGGAGCTACGACAGATGCTCCGGACGCGAAGGATGCGGGGAATCGCCCTGATAGGGATCATCTGCGCGGTGCTGTTCTACGGAATTGGGGTTTCCGAGCTCGTGCTGAAAGGCGCGATCGGCTTCAATGGGATCCTGTACATCGCGTTTTTTGGAATTGGGTGGCCATCCTTTACCGTCGGAAGTGCAATCTACGGGATCTCGGCGGGGCACGTCGATGGCCTGTTCACCCGTCCACATTCGTTCTCGAAGGTCGTGACGTCCAAGCTGGCTCTGCTTTGGACGGGACTGCTTCCCGGAAGCCTGCTCCTGCCTGCGCTGGCGCCCTGGATTCGGCCCGACTACGCGGTGTTTCTTCTGGGCTGTACCCTGTACTGGTGGGGCGTGGGCACTCCCGCCATCGCATACGTCGGGCCCCGCTTCCGGACGCCGGTCGACACGTCTGCGTCAAGCGCTTCGATGGCCATGACTGAATCCTCAAGAGGGCTGATATTGCTTCCGATCCCCTTCGGCTTGTTGGTGGGAACGATTGCGGCGTACGCGACGGGCGGCTGGCTGCTTGTCGCGGCGGTACTGGGCGGCGCCGGACTCGCTGGGCTCGGCGTGGTTGCGTGGACGCTGCGCCCCTTCTCACGTCAGCTGAACCAACACCGGCACGCGATGCTGGAAGGCTTCCGCGAGAACGAGCCGATCTGA